The Dehalogenimonas lykanthroporepellens BL-DC-9 genome includes a window with the following:
- a CDS encoding Manganese/iron superoxide dismutase-like protein (PFAM: Manganese/iron superoxide dismutase-like~KEGG: gsu:GSU1158 superoxide dismutase) has translation MGYEAKDFSGLTGMPGFSDKLLSNHFTLYQGYVKNVNKLLETLQSLAGEAKGGTPEYAELKRRFGFEWNGLRLHELYFGNLGGNGTPIPGGRLVKELTEQWGSFDAWETEFRATGSLRGVGWAVLYQDTENGRLFNVWVDQHESGHLAGCRSILVMDVWEHAFMLDYGLKRPDYIAAFFKNINWSVCEKRLA, from the coding sequence ATGGGTTACGAAGCCAAAGATTTCAGCGGTCTAACGGGCATGCCCGGTTTTTCGGACAAGCTCTTATCCAATCATTTCACTCTCTATCAGGGTTATGTCAAAAACGTCAATAAATTGCTGGAGACCTTGCAGTCGCTGGCCGGCGAGGCCAAAGGCGGCACCCCGGAATACGCCGAACTCAAGCGGAGATTCGGTTTCGAATGGAACGGCCTCAGACTTCATGAGCTGTACTTCGGTAATCTCGGCGGCAACGGCACCCCCATTCCAGGCGGTCGTCTGGTCAAGGAACTGACCGAACAATGGGGCAGTTTCGATGCCTGGGAAACCGAATTCCGCGCCACCGGCAGTCTGCGGGGCGTCGGCTGGGCGGTGCTTTATCAGGACACAGAAAACGGTCGGCTGTTCAATGTCTGGGTAGATCAGCACGAATCAGGCCACCTGGCGGGTTGCCGGTCGATTCTGGTGATGGATGTCTGGGAACACGCCTTCATGCTGGACTACGGCCTGAAACGCCCGGATTACATTGCCGCTTTCTTCAAAAATATCAACTGGTCTGTCTGTGAAAAACGGCTGGCATAA
- a CDS encoding ABC transporter related protein (KEGG: dev:DhcVS_360 amino acid ABC transporter, ATP-binding protein~PFAM: ABC transporter related~SMART: AAA ATPase): MPEPIIKIQDIHKRFGHVHALRGVSLDVEAGEVVVIIGPSGSGKSTLLRCINRLEEYNSGSIVVDGMALDSAQNINAVRREVGMVFQSFNLFSHLTVLDNITLAQLQVRKRNKAEAQETARALLQKVGIPEKEKAYPGQLSGGQQQRVAIARALAMNPKVMLFDEPTSALDPEMIKEVLDVMAALATEGMTMVVVSHEMGFARAAANRMIFMDEGQIVEMASPQEFFTNPRHERSKAFLSKVLHIH, encoded by the coding sequence ATGCCTGAACCGATTATTAAAATACAGGACATTCACAAGCGCTTCGGGCATGTTCATGCTCTGCGTGGAGTCAGCCTGGACGTTGAGGCCGGCGAAGTTGTGGTCATTATCGGGCCGTCGGGTTCGGGGAAATCCACTTTGCTTCGGTGTATTAACCGTCTGGAAGAATACAATTCCGGTAGTATCGTCGTTGATGGCATGGCGCTGGATTCGGCCCAGAACATCAACGCCGTGCGCCGTGAAGTGGGGATGGTTTTCCAGTCATTCAATCTGTTTTCTCATCTGACGGTACTGGATAATATAACCCTGGCTCAGTTGCAGGTGCGTAAAAGAAACAAGGCCGAGGCCCAGGAAACCGCCCGTGCCCTGTTGCAGAAGGTAGGTATTCCGGAAAAAGAAAAAGCCTATCCCGGTCAGCTCAGCGGCGGCCAGCAACAGCGGGTCGCCATTGCCCGCGCGCTGGCGATGAACCCCAAGGTTATGCTGTTCGATGAGCCAACCTCGGCGTTAGACCCTGAAATGATTAAGGAAGTTCTGGATGTCATGGCCGCTTTGGCCACCGAAGGTATGACCATGGTGGTCGTTTCCCATGAGATGGGTTTTGCCCGGGCCGCGGCCAACCGCATGATATTCATGGATGAAGGTCAGATAGTGGAAATGGCCTCACCCCAGGAATTCTTCACCAATCCACGGCATGAAAGGTCCAAGGCTTTCCTGTCCAAGGTTCTCCATATCCACTAA
- a CDS encoding Rubrerythrin (PFAM: Rubrerythrin~KEGG: dae:Dtox_1557 rubrerythrin) — MTIGFSPTELYDIAIAVERRGAAFYDTLARTCSSEETREAFVVLAAMEHAHIQTFQRLAAEAPDTLGEGAEAEEYADYFKALVESAVFNDDLATSDLVTKVDTDRQAVEVGIEAEKDAILFYEQLRDIVSGDAGEAIAGIIAEEKAHLRQLAAIKTQL; from the coding sequence ATGACTATCGGTTTCAGCCCGACAGAACTATATGACATCGCCATCGCTGTCGAACGGCGCGGTGCCGCGTTTTACGACACGCTGGCCCGCACCTGTTCATCCGAGGAGACCAGAGAGGCTTTCGTGGTACTGGCGGCCATGGAACACGCCCATATTCAGACCTTTCAGCGCCTGGCGGCCGAAGCTCCCGATACGCTGGGAGAAGGCGCCGAAGCGGAGGAATATGCCGACTATTTCAAGGCTCTGGTGGAATCAGCCGTCTTCAACGATGACCTGGCAACTTCCGACCTGGTAACCAAAGTCGATACTGACCGGCAAGCTGTCGAGGTGGGCATCGAAGCGGAGAAAGACGCCATCCTGTTTTACGAGCAACTCCGCGATATCGTCTCCGGTGACGCCGGTGAGGCCATAGCCGGTATCATCGCCGAGGAGAAAGCCCACCTGCGACAACTGGCGGCTATTAAGACACAGTTATAA
- a CDS encoding transposase IS4 family protein (PFAM: transposase IS4 family protein~KEGG: nha:Nham_4268 transposase, IS4) has translation MKTLSFASLAYANKKKQTRREVFLQEMDRVIPWKELLEIIVEYYPKAGNGRHPMPLERMLRIYFMQQWYGLSDPAMEDALYDIESMRRFAGIDIQSDPVPDESTILHFRHLLEKHNLTMALFEKTRNYLSDKGLLLKEGTIVDATIINAPSSTKNRDKARDPQMRQTKKGNQWYFGMKAHIGADTGKGLAHTIVVTDASVHDSQVMDKLLHGEEKAVYGDKAYTSEERQRRYESRGIDWRVKRKASRHYQLTPEDAEFNRRQGKVRAKGEHAFLVVKHLWRYRKVKYKGLHKNMVQVFSLFTLANLYLVRRELSMMAT, from the coding sequence ATGAAGACCTTGTCATTTGCCAGTCTGGCTTATGCTAACAAAAAGAAACAGACGCGACGGGAAGTATTCCTTCAGGAAATGGATCGGGTAATTCCCTGGAAAGAACTACTGGAAATCATAGTTGAGTATTACCCCAAAGCCGGTAATGGTCGACATCCAATGCCGCTGGAGCGCATGCTACGGATATATTTCATGCAACAGTGGTACGGTTTATCGGATCCGGCGATGGAAGACGCGCTTTACGATATAGAATCGATGAGACGATTTGCCGGAATCGATATCCAATCTGACCCTGTACCGGATGAAAGTACTATACTGCATTTTCGTCATCTGCTGGAGAAGCACAATCTGACCATGGCGTTATTTGAAAAGACAAGGAATTATCTTTCAGACAAAGGTTTATTGTTAAAAGAAGGGACAATAGTCGACGCTACGATAATCAATGCGCCATCTTCGACCAAAAACCGGGATAAGGCCCGAGACCCACAGATGCGACAGACCAAAAAGGGGAATCAGTGGTATTTTGGCATGAAGGCTCATATAGGCGCAGACACCGGCAAGGGACTGGCGCATACGATAGTGGTGACCGATGCCTCAGTTCATGATTCACAGGTCATGGATAAGTTACTGCACGGAGAGGAAAAGGCGGTCTATGGAGATAAAGCCTATACCAGTGAGGAAAGGCAAAGACGTTACGAATCCCGAGGCATTGATTGGCGGGTAAAACGCAAAGCCAGCCGGCACTATCAACTGACACCGGAAGACGCCGAGTTTAACCGAAGACAAGGCAAAGTTCGAGCCAAGGGTGAGCATGCGTTTCTGGTGGTCAAGCATCTATGGCGATACCGGAAGGTCAAATACAAAGGCCTCCACAAGAATATGGTGCAGGTCTTCAGCCTGTTCACGCTGGCTAATTTATATCTGGTACGCCGGGAATTAAGCATGATGGCAACCTGA
- a CDS encoding GCN5-related N-acetyltransferase (PFAM: GCN5-related N-acetyltransferase~KEGG: dev:DhcVS_1112 acetyltransferase, GNAT family): MTNTPNIRRAGSKDIPIITGYNRALAKETENRLLDEATVSAGVSFFLSHPSYGFYIIAEIDGYPAAQTMITYEWSDWRNGVIWWIQSVYVAPEYRRRGLYRRLYEWVKTAAQEDGNVREIRLYVDQHNRTAQRTYQALGMTRSHYLLYEAEI, encoded by the coding sequence ATGACCAATACCCCGAACATCCGCCGCGCCGGGTCGAAAGATATCCCCATCATCACCGGCTACAACCGCGCACTGGCTAAGGAAACCGAGAACCGTCTTCTGGACGAAGCCACTGTCAGCGCCGGCGTCAGTTTTTTCCTGAGCCACCCTTCCTACGGCTTTTATATCATCGCTGAAATCGACGGATATCCCGCCGCACAGACGATGATTACCTACGAGTGGAGCGACTGGCGCAACGGGGTCATCTGGTGGATTCAGAGCGTCTACGTGGCGCCGGAATACCGCCGGCGGGGTCTGTATCGCCGGTTGTACGAGTGGGTCAAGACCGCCGCTCAGGAAGATGGAAACGTCAGGGAAATCCGTCTGTACGTGGACCAGCACAACCGCACCGCCCAGCGTACCTACCAGGCACTGGGTATGACACGGAGCCACTATCTGCTGTATGAGGCTGAGATATAG
- a CDS encoding Protein of unknown function DUF128 (PFAM: Protein of unknown function DUF128; Ribonuclease R winged-helix domain protein~KEGG: deb:DehaBAV1_0852 hypothetical protein) yields the protein MAKIDSREVEREKLAILRVLGSASGAVGSQVIARRLRDEYGIKLSERAVRYHLGLLDEQGWTDKVSRRSGRVITPAGLEELGNARVTDKVGFVSDKIELLAYQSTFDVNRQEGLIPVNISLFPGNQFGDAMKVMAPIFRAGICVSDLIAVEQAGGNLGGMPVPEGYIGLATVCSITINATLLKSGVPMDSRFGGTLQYRQNRPWRFTDLIHYTGSSLDPSEIFIASRMTGVTETARRGSGKILANFREVPAMSLPMVRDLMFGLEKAGIRGLVDIGESGKPVCEVPVGLNKVGLILCGGLNPVAAAAEAGIATRNRAMSGLMDFHRLRRFAEFARK from the coding sequence TTGGCTAAAATCGATAGTCGGGAAGTTGAGCGGGAGAAACTGGCCATCCTTCGAGTTCTGGGCAGTGCCTCCGGGGCTGTCGGCAGTCAGGTTATCGCCCGTCGGCTCCGGGATGAATACGGTATCAAGCTTTCCGAACGCGCTGTCCGCTATCACCTGGGCCTGCTGGACGAACAGGGCTGGACCGACAAGGTGTCCCGCCGCTCCGGGCGGGTGATTACCCCGGCGGGCCTGGAAGAATTGGGGAACGCCCGGGTGACCGACAAGGTCGGCTTCGTTTCCGACAAGATCGAACTTCTGGCCTACCAGAGCACCTTCGACGTCAACCGCCAGGAAGGATTGATTCCGGTCAATATCTCGCTGTTTCCGGGAAACCAGTTCGGTGACGCCATGAAAGTGATGGCTCCGATATTTCGCGCCGGTATCTGTGTCTCCGACCTTATCGCTGTGGAGCAGGCTGGCGGTAATCTCGGCGGTATGCCGGTGCCGGAAGGCTATATCGGGCTGGCCACGGTCTGTTCCATTACCATCAACGCTACGCTCCTCAAATCTGGGGTGCCCATGGATTCCCGTTTCGGCGGTACCCTGCAATATCGGCAGAACCGTCCCTGGCGTTTCACCGACCTGATTCATTACACCGGGTCCTCGCTGGATCCGTCCGAAATATTCATCGCCAGTCGCATGACCGGGGTGACCGAAACCGCTCGGCGGGGATCGGGAAAGATTCTAGCCAACTTCCGGGAGGTGCCGGCCATGAGCCTGCCTATGGTGCGTGACCTGATGTTCGGGCTGGAAAAGGCCGGCATCCGAGGGCTGGTGGATATCGGAGAAAGCGGCAAACCGGTATGTGAAGTCCCGGTCGGGCTGAACAAGGTGGGGCTGATACTCTGCGGCGGCCTGAACCCGGTCGCCGCGGCGGCTGAAGCCGGCATCGCCACCCGCAACCGGGCTATGAGCGGCCTGATGGATTTCCATCGCCTGCGCCGGTTCGCTGAATTCGCCAGGAAGTAA
- a CDS encoding conserved hypothetical protein (KEGG: dev:DhcVS_1080 hypothetical protein) has translation MAFQDKEIQCSDCGTTFTFSAADQEFYQSKGYTNEPKRCAPCRSARKAERGGGFGGGRPAQMFPAVCAECGQETQVPFQPRGDKPVYCSDCFRKVSPGR, from the coding sequence ATGGCGTTTCAGGACAAAGAAATCCAGTGTTCCGACTGCGGAACCACCTTCACCTTCAGCGCCGCGGACCAGGAATTCTACCAGTCCAAGGGCTACACCAATGAACCCAAACGTTGCGCACCCTGTCGGTCAGCCCGAAAGGCTGAACGTGGTGGGGGATTCGGCGGCGGTCGTCCGGCCCAGATGTTCCCGGCGGTTTGCGCCGAGTGCGGCCAGGAAACCCAGGTTCCCTTCCAACCCCGCGGCGACAAGCCTGTTTATTGCAGTGATTGTTTCCGAAAAGTCAGCCCCGGCAGATAA
- a CDS encoding hydrogenase maturation protease (KEGG: deg:DehalGT_0140 hydrogenase maturation protease~TIGRFAM: hydrogenase maturation protease~PFAM: peptidase M52 hydrogen uptake protein): MTETPELPDEQPPKPVLVLGVGNILLGDEGVGVRVAEKIMEYPLPDDTEVIDGGTSQLVIVDLIRGRRKVIIVDAICGDGSPGTLYKFGVADLQAAAGSMRSAHDMGVTEAVFFLSLTGELPEDFTFFGVEPGSLEPSLEFTPAVAAAMPRLTELVLEAAGIPDHRNG; this comes from the coding sequence AAACCGGTACTGGTGCTGGGCGTCGGCAACATACTGCTGGGCGATGAGGGTGTCGGCGTGCGGGTAGCTGAAAAAATCATGGAATACCCCCTGCCCGATGATACTGAGGTCATCGACGGCGGGACTTCCCAACTGGTCATCGTCGATCTGATTCGCGGCCGCAGAAAGGTTATCATCGTCGATGCCATCTGTGGCGACGGGTCGCCAGGCACGCTGTACAAATTCGGCGTCGCCGACTTGCAGGCGGCCGCCGGTTCCATGCGTTCCGCCCACGACATGGGGGTGACCGAGGCGGTTTTCTTTCTCAGCCTGACCGGAGAACTGCCCGAGGACTTTACCTTCTTTGGAGTAGAGCCCGGCAGTCTGGAACCGTCGCTGGAATTCACTCCGGCGGTGGCGGCGGCCATGCCGCGACTGACCGAACTGGTGCTTGAAGCCGCCGGCATTCCCGACCACAGGAACGGCTGA
- a CDS encoding polar amino acid ABC transporter, inner membrane subunit (KEGG: det:DET0418 His/Glu/Gln/Arg/opine ABC transporter permease~TIGRFAM: polar amino acid ABC transporter, inner membrane subunit~PFAM: binding-protein-dependent transport systems inner membrane component), translating to MNKANDSLNTQEELSYVTGGEVNVRHDTWWWLVGAVVGLVILLVVVQPDPFRDLVVFARDGVAVTILVTISAYLLMLVVGLFGGLGRLAKNKFIFGLATIYVEVIRGIPLLVQLIGWYFASPVVIQAVGEWLNFAPLMEYRANPIVTAIIAITVCYGAYMSEIVRAGIQSVPKGQMEAARSLGMNHFQAMRFVILPQAFRVILPPMGNEFIALLKDSSLVSVVAVADLTRRGREFMSAHFNPIETWTMVALLYLIMTLFASRLVSYIEKKTKYER from the coding sequence ATGAATAAAGCTAACGATTCCCTGAATACTCAGGAAGAACTGAGTTACGTCACCGGCGGCGAAGTTAACGTTCGGCACGACACCTGGTGGTGGCTGGTGGGTGCTGTTGTCGGCCTCGTGATTTTGCTGGTGGTTGTTCAACCCGATCCGTTTCGGGATCTGGTCGTCTTTGCCCGCGATGGTGTTGCCGTCACCATACTGGTCACCATTTCGGCTTACCTCCTGATGCTGGTTGTTGGCCTGTTCGGCGGTCTGGGGCGGCTGGCCAAAAACAAGTTTATTTTCGGTCTGGCTACCATCTATGTCGAGGTCATCCGGGGCATTCCCCTGCTGGTTCAGCTTATCGGCTGGTATTTCGCGTCGCCGGTTGTCATTCAGGCCGTTGGAGAATGGCTGAATTTTGCACCGCTGATGGAATACCGTGCCAATCCTATTGTGACGGCCATCATCGCCATCACGGTTTGCTACGGCGCCTATATGAGTGAAATCGTTCGCGCCGGCATTCAGTCAGTACCTAAAGGTCAGATGGAGGCCGCTCGTTCACTCGGCATGAACCATTTTCAGGCGATGCGTTTTGTGATACTGCCCCAGGCTTTCAGGGTAATCCTGCCGCCGATGGGCAATGAGTTCATTGCTCTGCTGAAGGACTCATCCCTGGTCAGCGTGGTGGCCGTCGCCGATTTGACCCGTCGCGGTCGGGAATTCATGTCCGCGCACTTCAATCCCATTGAAACCTGGACCATGGTCGCCCTGCTTTATCTCATCATGACTCTTTTCGCCTCACGGCTGGTGTCCTATATCGAGAAAAAGACCAAATACGAGAGATAA
- a CDS encoding conserved hypothetical protein (KEGG: det:DET0754 hypothetical protein), which translates to MADQPITSKIMSKPLPQILDEIDDSIRLADAAAQNARDAALEAQKAGEKAANEAARVAAEHIAKVESVADEALALVKQIRAALLESSGVLQDKLAPPSQKK; encoded by the coding sequence ATGGCTGACCAACCGATTACCAGTAAAATCATGTCCAAACCGTTGCCTCAGATTCTGGACGAAATCGACGACAGTATTCGTCTGGCGGATGCCGCCGCCCAGAACGCCCGGGACGCGGCGCTGGAAGCCCAGAAGGCCGGTGAAAAAGCGGCCAACGAAGCGGCCAGAGTTGCCGCCGAGCATATCGCCAAAGTCGAATCGGTCGCCGACGAAGCCTTGGCTCTGGTTAAACAGATTCGAGCCGCCCTGCTGGAGTCGTCCGGAGTATTGCAGGACAAACTGGCGCCGCCATCTCAGAAAAAATAG
- a CDS encoding MiaB-like tRNA modifying enzyme (TIGRFAM: MiaB-like tRNA modifying enzyme; RNA modification enzyme, MiaB family~PFAM: Protein of unknown function UPF0004 ; Radical SAM domain protein~KEGG: det:DET0962 MiaB family tRNA modification protein~SMART: Elongator protein 3/MiaB/NifB), whose product MTRVYLATQGCKLNQAESESLRRGLEAVGYLLTDTAKDADIMVVNTCTVTNLADRKARQSIRSAGRVKPGIKVIVTGCYAERQAESVGALPEVAKVVAMSEKDIIPEILHELGFPPATVGTAIATGRTRSFIKIQDGCDYRCAYCIVPTVRPRKSAVPVEKVIDEIRARRREGCREVVLTGTEIGEYRTGNTALAGLIDAVLKETDIERLRISSLQPREITPELMACWRNPRMCRHFHLSLQSGSDPVLRRMRRRYNTAEYAEALVAIRQVVPEAAVTSDIIAGFPGETDSEFADSLKFIEKCGFARLHVFPFSARPGTPAAGMEGQVDRRTVRQRTDRLLALAVECEAEFRRSMSGRSFDVLFEGKRNGQWEGYTDNYLRVSRRDSADLTNRIIPAVLD is encoded by the coding sequence ATGACACGCGTATATCTGGCCACCCAGGGATGTAAGCTCAACCAGGCAGAATCTGAATCATTGCGACGGGGACTGGAAGCAGTCGGATATCTGTTGACGGATACGGCGAAGGACGCCGATATCATGGTAGTCAATACCTGCACCGTTACCAATCTGGCTGACCGCAAAGCCAGGCAGTCTATCAGATCAGCCGGAAGGGTCAAACCTGGAATCAAGGTCATCGTCACCGGTTGTTATGCTGAACGGCAGGCCGAATCGGTCGGTGCCCTGCCGGAGGTGGCTAAGGTAGTGGCCATGTCGGAGAAAGACATCATTCCGGAAATACTACACGAGCTCGGTTTCCCGCCGGCAACGGTTGGAACTGCCATCGCCACCGGGCGTACCCGCTCATTCATCAAGATCCAGGACGGATGCGACTATCGCTGTGCCTATTGCATCGTCCCGACGGTCAGACCACGCAAAAGCGCCGTACCGGTCGAGAAAGTCATTGATGAAATCCGGGCACGGCGAAGAGAAGGCTGTCGGGAAGTAGTTCTGACCGGCACTGAGATCGGTGAATACCGTACCGGCAATACTGCCCTGGCGGGACTTATCGACGCCGTATTGAAGGAAACCGATATCGAACGACTGCGTATATCTTCCCTTCAGCCCCGAGAGATAACACCGGAACTGATGGCCTGCTGGCGTAATCCCCGGATGTGCCGTCACTTTCATCTCTCACTGCAAAGCGGCAGTGATCCGGTATTGCGCCGAATGCGCCGCCGGTACAATACCGCCGAATACGCTGAAGCGCTGGTGGCTATCCGCCAGGTCGTTCCGGAAGCCGCCGTCACCAGCGATATCATCGCCGGATTCCCCGGTGAGACCGACTCTGAATTCGCAGACAGCCTGAAGTTCATCGAAAAATGCGGCTTTGCCCGCCTTCATGTATTTCCATTTTCGGCCCGCCCCGGAACCCCGGCCGCCGGCATGGAAGGACAGGTGGACCGCCGGACAGTACGTCAAAGAACCGACCGCCTATTGGCACTGGCCGTGGAATGTGAAGCCGAGTTTCGCCGCTCGATGTCCGGCCGGAGTTTTGATGTATTATTCGAAGGCAAGCGCAACGGACAATGGGAAGGCTACACCGACAATTACCTGAGAGTAAGCCGCCGGGATTCCGCCGATTTGACCAACCGAATAATACCGGCGGTTCTGGACTAA
- a CDS encoding ABC transporter related protein (KEGG: deg:DehalGT_1333 ABC transporter related protein~PFAM: ABC transporter related; ABC transporter transmembrane region~SMART: AAA ATPase) — MSMGHGFPFFYANIEGKARITQGLIRRIMGYARPYLKWIVVMIIVTLAVTGLSLLTPLILRDLIDVTIPAADLGRLGWLIGALILVPIATSALNVVQRWLNAKVGEGVVYDLRVALFGHLQRMSLAFFTNTKVGELMSRLNNDVVGAQNAISNTFVSIFSSLVQTTVLLSVMMVLEWRLTLVAVVVLPFFLVAGRKLGRRLQAIAREQMDLNARMNAVMHELLNISGALLVKLFGRTSVEDRRFEERAASVRDAGIRRAVTGMIFFVSIGLLSALGIALVYGVGSYLVIQGSLTVGTIVALAAYLGSLYTALQTLTNAPVDFATSMVSFERVFEVLDLPHEIQEKPQARILGDVHGALTFDNVSFRYQINEKALLSDVRRVGDMQNVDAVLSNGSRMLKPVPVTDGKAAENSQARDWVLENISFTAEPGHLVALVGPSGAGKTTMTYLIPRLYDPVAGRILLDGTDIREVNLTSLTEQIGMVTQETYLFHDSIQVNLLYARPDATQEQIEAAARAANIHDFIMGLPAGYDAVVGERGYRLSGGEKQRLALARVILKDPRILVLDEATSSLDSQSEALIQEALKRVMAGRTSIVIAHRLSTVLAADQILVIDKGRIVERGTHSVLLEKQGLYAALYETQFRRRPVEE; from the coding sequence ATGTCTATGGGGCATGGTTTTCCTTTTTTTTATGCCAATATCGAAGGTAAAGCCCGGATAACCCAGGGCCTGATTCGGCGCATCATGGGCTATGCGCGCCCTTATCTGAAATGGATTGTGGTCATGATTATCGTGACCCTGGCCGTTACCGGACTCTCGCTTCTGACGCCGCTGATTCTGCGTGATCTCATAGATGTCACCATTCCTGCAGCTGACCTGGGCCGTCTTGGCTGGCTCATCGGAGCCTTGATACTGGTGCCTATCGCCACCAGCGCCCTGAATGTTGTTCAGCGTTGGCTGAATGCCAAAGTAGGTGAGGGTGTAGTATACGATTTACGGGTGGCCCTGTTCGGCCATCTTCAGCGGATGTCGCTGGCCTTTTTCACCAACACCAAGGTCGGTGAGTTGATGAGCCGGCTCAACAATGATGTGGTCGGCGCCCAGAACGCTATCAGCAACACCTTTGTCAGTATCTTCTCCAGTCTGGTTCAGACCACGGTGCTTTTGTCCGTCATGATGGTGCTGGAATGGCGGCTGACACTGGTGGCCGTAGTCGTTCTGCCGTTCTTTCTGGTTGCCGGCAGAAAACTGGGTCGAAGACTTCAGGCCATCGCCCGTGAGCAGATGGACCTGAACGCCCGGATGAACGCGGTAATGCATGAACTGTTGAATATCTCCGGAGCCTTGCTGGTCAAGCTCTTCGGTCGGACTTCGGTCGAGGACCGACGCTTCGAGGAGCGGGCCGCCTCCGTGCGTGACGCTGGTATCCGGCGGGCGGTGACCGGCATGATATTCTTTGTCAGTATCGGTCTGTTGTCAGCACTCGGCATAGCTCTGGTGTACGGCGTCGGCAGTTACCTGGTTATACAGGGGTCACTGACCGTCGGTACCATTGTCGCCCTGGCCGCCTATCTGGGGTCGCTGTATACCGCTCTTCAAACCCTGACCAATGCCCCGGTGGATTTCGCAACCTCCATGGTCAGCTTCGAGCGGGTATTCGAGGTGCTGGACCTGCCCCATGAAATACAGGAAAAGCCGCAAGCCAGGATACTTGGGGATGTTCACGGCGCTCTGACCTTCGACAACGTCAGTTTCCGGTATCAGATAAACGAAAAAGCCCTGCTTTCCGATGTCAGGCGGGTAGGTGACATGCAGAACGTCGATGCGGTTCTGTCCAACGGTAGCCGAATGTTGAAACCCGTCCCCGTTACCGATGGGAAAGCCGCTGAAAACAGTCAGGCTCGTGACTGGGTACTGGAAAACATTTCTTTTACTGCTGAGCCCGGGCACCTGGTTGCCCTCGTCGGGCCTTCTGGTGCCGGCAAAACCACCATGACTTATCTTATTCCCCGGCTTTATGATCCTGTCGCCGGTCGCATTCTGCTGGATGGAACCGATATTCGGGAGGTGAACCTCACTTCCCTGACCGAGCAGATCGGCATGGTAACCCAGGAAACCTATTTGTTCCACGATTCCATACAGGTCAATCTGTTATACGCCCGGCCGGACGCCACCCAGGAACAGATCGAGGCCGCCGCCCGCGCCGCCAATATTCATGACTTCATCATGGGCTTGCCGGCAGGCTACGACGCTGTCGTCGGTGAACGGGGCTATCGTCTGTCGGGTGGGGAAAAACAACGTCTGGCTCTGGCCAGGGTCATCTTGAAAGACCCCCGCATTCTGGTTTTGGACGAAGCTACCAGTTCGCTGGATTCTCAGTCGGAAGCCCTTATCCAGGAAGCGCTGAAACGGGTTATGGCTGGACGTACCAGCATCGTGATAGCTCACCGTCTGTCGACGGTTCTGGCGGCTGACCAGATACTGGTAATCGACAAGGGGCGAATTGTCGAACGTGGCACTCATTCGGTACTTCTGGAAAAACAGGGACTGTATGCGGCTCTCTATGAAACTCAGTTCCGACGACGGCCGGTTGAGGAATGA